TTATGCAaccggtgtgtgtgtgtgtgtatgtgtacggaagtattatcatcatcaggtaaTTTCTCAATCAAATGGGCGGAAAAAGGAGAAAATTGAttggaatttcaatttttaatgatgaaaaaaataaggttataaacacacacacataaacaaaaaaaaaatttaaataaacaCGCAGAAACTGACAGACTAAAGGTTATAAGTGGTTATAATATAAACGAACAAAAtgcagaagaaaaaatttgatctgaaattcaaaaaaaaaacaacaacgaagatgatgtaaatttattttgcAAAAATTATCAAGCGGTggttttcttctttatttgACTCTTgaattatggtgatgatgatgatggtcaaaaAGGAGAAAAGGggcaaatgaaaatcaaaaatcaaaaattcacaaattaTAACCGCTCAATACGAATCGAAAAGCCTATGAACACGCgcgcgcacacacacaaacacaacgaagaaatagaaaaaaaatttttttttggccttatggttttgttgttgagaaaTAAGTTTGtggttacacacacacatttgaaaagagaagaaaaaaaatctttgcaacaaacaaacattcaaagaatgaatgaatgaatgaatgaatggaatacgacaacgaaaacacaaaaaaagaaatcaaattttcacataataattttggacataaacacgcacacacacaaatgatgCTAACGaatgataaaatatataCAAGGTAAACGAatcttcatgatgatgagctaaattatccaacaaacaaacagccgacatgaaaaaaattattataatacaTGGCATGAAACTTGAATCAAtgttcatttccatttttatataaatataaaaatacaacgaactaactaactaacaaaaataaataacgggacaacaacaacaacaagagtggaaacaaacaataaaaaaaatcttgttgagtaatcttcttcttcatcatcatcatcatcatttgtagtttttttttcaatgaattgaattactGAATGCATTGCCATTTGCATTATTTGatatgacaaaattttttggctTGCATTCCCCCTCAGCAAAACAAATCCGATATATTCAATCATggcatcaatcaaaaaaaaaaaaacgaaacaaaattgatgaattaaacaaaaaaaaaaaaaacacaagacGCATATAtacgatatatatataagatTACATCAGAGAAAGACGTTATTTATTGCGGTTGTTTACAAGAAAATTGAGattgagaacaaaaaaaaacaaatgaggATACTGTCTCTGTCATACAACATTATAattttggttgaaaaaaaataaaatacacacacgaTTCTCCAcaccagaaacaaaaaataatgtcatgtatttatatatatataaaaaaaacttcggATAATTAATTCCGAACCCGGATgacaaaattataatttcacatatcaaaaacacacacacaaaaaaagtcGTATGAATGTGATTTTgccgtttttgttttcgttgttgttattgttattgtttgttgcacacacacacacacaataacaTAGGTATTTCGGAAATTTTTCGTCAATTATCACCAAGTCAATAATTAAATGGCGGTCAATTACAAAGACAAAATAAaagcaagcaagcaagcaaaCAAAATCGAGGTCGAATACAAAGAtgccatcaccaccaccacccccCCATGTATATTAGTGatctaaatgatgattatcaaggGAAAAAATGGCTTAAAtaagcaaaaataaaaaactaaACTCAGGAAACATGTCATGTCATGTATCATCATGAAATCTatggtaatggtgatgatgatgatgatgaaaaaggaaaaaaatgccgaCAATCATGAAATgagcatttttttccccattaaAATCAaggaaattttcattcaatcaaatcattgaaaatgaaattaaattaaattttcgaatcttacacacacaaattgatcgatcaccacacacacacacacagttatTGGCTAACTAGATATCTGTTGcttttgttgaatgaaatgaattggaaagataaaaaaaaagaaattttgaaatttcaatttacaaTATTtagtgtgtgcgtgtgtgtgtgtgtgggaattaatcagaatcaatgataaaaaaaaatacaataaaaaatgaaatgaaataaaatttcaatgtcatcaaaaaaaaatttcttgtttcctcgacaacaagaaaaaaaagaaaacatccATATCACCATGTTTCACATAAACACCatatatacatacacactatcatcatcatcatcaaaatttgtgttgaatttatcaaaatatGACCACAACTGTACCAGTTACAATgtcataaaaatttttctttttttttgaattttgtttttttttgcgaaaaaaaatcaaaacatttacATCCACATCCATCtataaatttttccaatttcttTCCACACGTACACAAGCCAATCCATCAATAATTGTACAAAATGGAAAGAATTtgacgaaaagaaaaagtcggacaaaatctaaaatgtgtgtcgtcgtcgtctttgTCGTTTGTAATGAGAtataatttatcaatgaacaaaaaaaaacgtatcaCTAGCTAGCCcagatatcatcatcatcatcatcatcgtatcaTAATCGAATCTCGGTTAAAGAAATATACAACTTTATTATATACGTAAcctaaataataaatggctACTTACACtaacaaacaacaagaatataTTGTGTGTCAGTTAAAAtggattttgaaattttttttttttagattattattagttttgaaaaatgaaacatacACAAGAAATGAGACACTGTTGCATAATTAtccttcattcattcattttttttccttggaACATtactgttgctgctgctacttgtttgcttgcttgcttgccatatctatcatcattaggCTTCATTATTAAATAAGTGAAgcataaatgatgatgatgatgatgattatgatggtgataattgttctttaatcatttttattatcaccatcatcaatgtaaaTCAGGCTAAACGCTTGAATGTATatcccacacacacagcatatatttgttattgataaacaaatttttttttgacattccaataaataaaatgacaacacaggttatataataatcatcttcatcatcatcaatgaaaatataaacaaatcaatatCTGTACACTATCTGTATAGACAATAAAGACAATAAAGAGTTGAAGACCTGAAGAAAAAACTGTCAAACAACCAAATTAcctattattttgatttgaaaatacatcaaatcaatcaaatttataaaaattaaacagAGAACAATAGATTGAAATTACATTTACAAATGATTGATGCttgtttcattgaattgaattgatatgATATCTCGATACACATTTCTAGatttcacattcacatacacacacacacaatgcaTATAAATTCTACATACCAGTGATGTTGGATCCGGTTCCAGTAATTATCATATCATTCgtattcattatcaatggattgacattttcttttcgtgttgtcgatgatgatgatgtaacatttgtttgtgttaaACGAGTATATGTGgtgctttttttcattccaccaccaacaccaccaccaccaccaccatttgcATCGTTTGTATTATTCACTAATGAAAtgtaataaatgaatgaaaaatcaattttttttgtttccaaaaaaataaataccaATTTTTGGATGCGAATGATTTGTAGTTATTGTACGATTTTGGTGAACATGATGAACATTCCGGATATTGGAAGAATATGGCcgtttattattaacattCTGTACAGAATTGGTcaacatttttgttgaacGTTTAGTTCTTGtagctagaaaaaaaagaatagaaaaaaacaaaaattaaaattttgaagGTTACTTTTTGGTAACTTTGGTTACTtacgatttgttgttgtcgacaatgatgaacaaactgAATCGGTTTCTGACAGTGCTGGTGTTGTGCAACGAGATACATTTGTCGAACAAGGTTTACTACTACTAgtaaaacaattattattgccattttttgattgaaaatttttcctattcagataatcaatattattacgTGTAGCTGtaacagatttttttgttattaatcGATTCTGATGTGATTGTGTTTTCATCAACGCTGTTGATACATTCAACAATGTTTTGGTCGtagtcgatgatgatgatgatgatgtagaacGTTTAATAGATTTAATTTTCGAAATTTCTGTAGATTTTGTCGATTTATTTGTTCGTTTATTCATCAaggattttgattcatttttcttttcagtcatattggtttttttcatcatcatcatcatcaatatcatcaacagcaacattaccatttaatgataatgaatctgGATTATTTGTTTCTTGTATAATATCAATAgaatttaatgataaaacttctgattcttcatcatccataattACAGAATcaggttgttgttgctgttgttcatcttttttcaacgataataatgataatgatgatgatgatggcggtggtggtggtggttcaataatcatatcatcaacagGTTCATCGACAGATTTTTCatcagtcatcatcatgataatggcatcatcatcatcatcattattattgttttcaacaCCATTCATTGGTGTTGAATTATTGTCATTAGATTCATTAGCAGCACAATTTATAATAGAATTCAGACTTGgcaatggtgataatgatgattcatcaatAGCGGTTAATAATCGACCACGTTGTACATCAAtaatattgtcatcatcatgataatcatcatcatcaacaacaacattatcatcaacatcatcatcatcatcattcatgacATTTAATATtgcatcattcatatttgatgatattaaacTTAATGATGCTGTAGTACTAGTTACTGGACTTATATTCAtgtcaatattattattctgttcATGTTGATCACTagccatttttgttttggttttggttatTGCATCAAAAAATGGTTCACCACcataaattttcatcgatgatgatgatgatgatgtagttGGTGAATTATTATGacttgttgataattttttacaCGATAATGTAAGTGATCGTGGTAATCTTGAAGCagttgtattattattattattatgatgatggtggtgattattattatttgcataAAGTTTTTGATCATCGACCATATCTAATGATTTGGATGATTCCAATCTTGAACGAGAAATTTTCGatgaatctgaaaaaaatgaataaacaaacaagaattaTAATCTATATAATATTCACATGAAAAGAGAACAAAGtgtggatggatggataacacatatacacacgaTTTATGTAATTTGGAAATGTGaagaaaatacaaaaatccCTTCCTTCccaattaattattattactgaaGGGgctttaatttaaaatttttttttaccattttcagtaaaagaaaatagacaaattcaacaacgacATTGCATTTCGAagtaaaatttcatttttcttaccattaattaatgatgatgggagaatttttttttttcgttttttgttttgaaaattgacaCACAAAACAGTTTCAACAacctacaacaacaacagcaacaataaacgacgacgaccaccaccaccacacatTCTTCCAGTGTCCAGTCTCGCTACTGAAGagaatacatacacacacttgagacttttttttatgaaacgATTATGTCatgaaatggatggatgaatgaatgaatgaatgaaaagagagCATAAACTCCCACaagattttccatttctttttttccatcaccattaccatcatcatcgttaaaATCAAAGTTAAACCACAATTAGCagctattgtttttttttctctcatttgaatggtgaaaaaaaatagctgTAGTCAGgttgattgatattgatgatcattggtAATGGTAACGGTGTTCATGGATTATTACGgaattattatgaatgtCGTTGCTATGCATTCGATTCAAAcaagagagatagagagaaatttacaattcatatttttttcccaaataaattcatctaaataaatcaatcaatcaatcattgatgaaaaaaaaacgaatcaaaaaaCATAACGACAAATTAAAAACgtagtagaaaaaaaatggaacaacaacaacaacgaaaaatcaatcaatcaatcaaaaatcaattgatcaatgaggaaaaaaaaatattaaaattagttcacatcatcatcatcatcatctacagaTGATTTGAGTTCAAAcagtttatgatgatgatgatgatgaaggaaatgagaaattcaacaacctcatcatcatgatatatAAGTCATGTTTTTCTGTGTGCCAACAACGAAAAAGACAAACACTTATCCtctatcaatttcaaatcatcatcatcatcataatcaatatacacgtgtatgtgtgtgtgtttgtaaaaCAATAGagcagcgaaaaaaaaacttgtttggaaaaaaaacaacttgaATCTATTGAGGAAATGAatcgtctttttttctgtgtatagcaaaaaaaaaaaaaaatatcaaacacacacacttgttgatttaatttgaacaacggaggaaaaaaaattgaaaagatttaccacccatcatcatcatcatcatcataatcgctATATATACaccgacaaacaaacaaaacaaaaacaaaacacaaacaaaaaaaaagttataaCCCTAACTATTAAATAAATgtaaccattattattattatcatcatcataaaagatgatgatgatgatgaacactccacccaatgatgatgatgatgttttgtttctaccaccaccaccacccacataaacatttgattcgtttttttttcaatgtaaacacttgaaaaaaaattaaaaatgtatCATCACGAACCAAAACAAACTGTGTACGACCCTTGTAtatgttattattacattacataaaaaaaacaaggaagtatttcattcacaattttttgattgaaagaaagaaaaaaaaatttatcaaataaGATATAtggatgacaacaacaacaacaacggcaacaacaaaattgtaaACATTacagccaccaccaccaccaccaactgtggatggaaataaaacaatgagaaaaaaatcatcatcattgaaaaattttttttttctaaagcAAGGTCACAAATCACAAATGTcacaaataacaaacaatCGAAGCAatgctattattattgtgaaatATGATTTTCtcaccttttttttaaaaaaaaatagtgatgCAAAGTTTCAAACAGGTAGGCTTTTCTAAgcaatagaaagaaaaaaaccatttctTATGCTGACAAATTGTAAAtatagtttgtttgtttgtttggtttttttttggaaaactTCCCATATATTTAACTGATGAACTAAAATTACGAAAACATATAcctttttatatttatgttAATTTTAACCCCATACTAGTCGTCTAAATCTTggtcaaatcatcatcaaatcaacataaaaaaacatcaaacattgaaattaaacCCTGTGggtataaattgaaaaaagcaattttatcattaatcaCCTGGTTTCAACCACTCTACCTGGTTGGCATCGCTAAACTCGATGATagccaataaaaaaaattaactaaAACTAAAAGGATATATATTTactttatttcattattaaaatcAGGGCACCTAGATtagaaaataatcatcattataccaaaaaaaaaatcatcggaTATTAAACATTTTTCCCCCTTTTTtggtaataaaaatgataatttaaccGAATCGAAATTATCCggttgaattattatttctcatgatcatcgatgatgatgatgatgatgacctaaACAACCGAAATTGAACGATAATTTCATCGAAAAACATGATAAAATGTGGCccatggattttttttaacgtttttctctcttctctcaaacaaaaatgcaaacattatcatcaaaccaaatcaaacaaacaaacaatttgattctataaataataaaataatcccATTTTACATCCATATagactgtgtgtgtgtgtgtgtgtgtgtgtgtgtgtgtgtgtgtgtgtgtggataatcatcattggatgtAATATTCAATGATCCAGAACGagattaaaaaataaaaaaaaagaacaagaactgtcacatcaacaacagaaagCAAAACTAATATTTGACTAATTGAATTATCATGTAAATTgtgtgtagaaaaaaaaacagatgataaattgacttactttgatttattattggcttttgttgttgttgttgtggctgatgttgattatttggCTCAAATTTTAGCGATTGtgatttaatcaataaaattttatcatcttcatcatcaacattattattatccatcattGTCAATGTTTCATTGTTGTCTGATTGTTgctgccgttgttgttgttgaggattattgtcatcatcttcatgatCATCGTGAGGATCAACCATTTGTCTAGTCGTAgctgttattgttgttgttgttgttgataaaaattgtcgatggtgttgattatgatttgaaaatctttccttattgtttgtattgttgttactgttctttcgattttcattgacattcaacaatgacgatgatggtgatgaagatATGAACAATACAGGcagatttgaatgatgatgatgatgagtatccttttgttgttgttgttgttgctgtcgcggtggtatttgttgttgaagctCAGATAAACCcgaattcaatttatcattcaattgttcGTTTATCATTCGATTATTAACGGATTTATCCTTTGTCCATGTTCCAAAgttttgctgctgctgctgttggtTTTGTTCagtaaaaatattcaatgttgattttggctgttgttgttgatcaatagTTTCTAATTTATCAACATTACAAATTTGGCCACTGGTCATTTGTTTTGGCTGTAggcgttgttgttgttgttgttggtcattCAACGATGATATtaatgatagtgatgatgatgatgatggtgaatgaattttatatgTCGACGATTTTTCTTTAACCGTTGAAttaattgtttgattatgatgatgatgttgctgctgttgttgttgttgttgttgataattataatgttTGGACAATGATCTAATGATGACTGGACAATTATTGTTGCACTGCAATAATtcttttgatgttgatgataatgaagatgcTACCCTGCCACTACCAACATTATTACTAAAACCACTCGAACATAATGTAGGTATTATacaatgttgttgtattgGTTGAATCTGTTTAtcaacaccatcaccaccatcaacattgtcattttttcgattgaatgATCCACAGCTATtggatgattgttgttggatgttgttgttttgttgttgttgttgttattatatgGATGGGTTCTATTCTTTAGATTAATATTGCTACTTCCATTTTCTTCAATATCATTGCTATTGTTCGACATACTTCTAGTAAATTTATGACCATTATTTATCACAATACCACTGCTATTATTATCTTGAATTTCGCCAATACTACTACCGTtgctaccaccaccaccaccacctccaTCATGGATACATTTTGACACTCCAATCTTGAACGggttactattattattattatttgaagaTCTAGTTGTGTTGTTGgtcaataaatttaaattatcgtttgttgttgttgatcgttgttgttgttgttgttgtgtcgTTAAAACgggattcgatgatgatgatgatcgtgatgGATCAATCGTATTTAGAAAACCGAAACGTGATATGGGCGATcctgatgaatttgatttaaacatttttttttcaatttcatttcatttcattatttgattgattaaaaactgttaaaaatgaaacaaaaaaaaaagaaagatgaAAACAGAATCTTTAGTtgaataaagtttttttttcgatgattcaatcagtgttttcatgtgtgtgtgtgtgcatgtgccAACTGGTCACAACGAAAATAGATTGCGGAacaagaaataaaacaaaacaaaaaattgcaaaaaaatgaacacttttttttttcgttgtttgttgctcacaaatacacacacaaagagtcaataagaagaaaaaattttcgggCAAAGAAGAGTCCACCCGTTATAATGCTGTGTGTATTTGGTGCAAAGAGTAAAAACTTTTATTGaatctttgtgtgtgtgtgtgtgtgtgtgtatgtttatcacatacaaacatgtttattacgaaaaaaaaacttactttGAACacgagaaacaaaaaaaaaaaaaacactagcTATCCCGACGACGATGAACGAAAATTGTAACTTTGGCCAACGgacaagattattattattgtgtttctgtgtgtgtgtgtgtgtgtatgtttatttcggttataaaaacaaaccagaaatgatgatgatgatgatgatgaaaaaaaccgtttataaatatagaaatgaacgaaaatcctcttatatgatgatgtaatgtAACGCCTTGTCGCGCGCAATCATTtcgtttagttttttttgtgtgtgtttgttggttgaattaaatgttgaaaaaaaaacaaaagattcAGATAAGATGCttgaattttcgttttgttgttgttttcatttgatcacacacacacacacacacacacacacacagagagagagagggggAGAGCAACAGGGCCAAAAGTTTTGAGCAAGTTATAGAATTAACTGCATGAACTACTCGCAAGGTACATATACATTGACTTGGGtcccaccatcatcatcatcatta
This is a stretch of genomic DNA from Dermatophagoides farinae isolate YC_2012a chromosome 2, ASM2471394v1, whole genome shotgun sequence. It encodes these proteins:
- the LOC124499000 gene encoding uncharacterized protein LOC124499000; translation: MTSGQICNVDKLETIDQQQQPKSTLNIFTEQNQQQQQQNFGTWTKDKSVNNRMINEQLNDKLNSGLSELQQQIPPRQQQQQQQKDTHHHHHSNLPVLFISSSPSSSLLNVNENRKNSNNNTNNKERFSNHNQHHRQFLSTTTTTITATTRQMVDPHDDHEDDDNNPQQQQRQQQSDNNETLTMMDNNNVDDEDDKILLIKSQSLKFEPNNQHQPQQQQQKPIINQNSSKISRSRLESSKSLDMVDDQKLYANNNNHHHHHNNNNNTTASRLPRSLTLSCKKLSTSHNNSPTTSSSSSSMKIYGGEPFFDAITKTKTKMASDQHEQNNNIDMNISPVTSTTASLSLISSNMNDAILNVMNDDDDDVDDNVVVDDDDYHDDDNIIDVQRGRLLTAIDESSLSPLPSLNSIINCAANESNDNNSTPMNGVENNNNDDDDDAIIMMMTDEKSVDEPVDDMIIEPPPPPPSSSSLSLLSLKKDEQQQQQPDSVIMDDEESEVLSLNSIDIIQETNNPDSLSNMTEKKNESKSLMNKRTNKSTKSTEISKIKSIKRSTSSSSSSTTTKTLLNVSTALMKTQSHQNRLITKKSVTATRNNIDYLNRKNFQSKNGNNNCFTSSSKPCSTNVSRCTTPALSETDSVCSSLSTTTNPTRTKRSTKMLTNSVQNVNNKRPYSSNIRNVHHVHQNRTITTNHSHPKIVNNTNDANGGGGGGVGGGMKKSTTYTRLTQTNVTSSSSTTRKENVNPLIMNTNDMIITGTGSNITGKNPRSFAKPTASYLRKATTNNVATRQTSSALSNNGTTNGIVSASSSSSSIPSSVTKTASLNNKSNVGNGSSSTAFTAKRSPTITLLNSLAQSNARSTSNSANSSRRSSIASPTKPQVNLNSSKKDILQQLQYYENLCYDRLQLIEKKALELKQLSSKTNGFLTLFSFLLTEYRPFDTPKLRAELLAAHQKCSNLHRDYELAKEITNQKQTEINLLMTNVDELNNVIEDQKVKIVSIENHYIGLKQAAESFDDERKRLQNELQETQDECTNEKEIRVDLEKRLEKAEGLLKSDRKYRELKEKISNYEKEVDSLNVVVDMKTQRIRYLESEKMRTELELADYEQLKESYQQLQRENEALTEALGMKARKNAEQSRELDILRTELKRETNERKRLAARYDTLEFQFNESRDMLTSMNAMLNEESMKNAETDETVFFTPMQSSNNSNFVESSRKSRPGSNSNAVRQLFSTPLMSDPQFKSRYHFQHQDPASDASHRLPEVVLSSIKSSNCRSFHNKRNASISETNTATNGHQSSSSSFHQSTKIHTHTHHNPHPHPHHHHNNNNHHHQDIDPISTDSSLASSNSEERESNRFSE